Proteins found in one Asterias amurensis chromosome 13, ASM3211899v1 genomic segment:
- the LOC139946228 gene encoding uncharacterized protein: MVNDAASDTSLTSLKYVDDLTLIETRAHKEPSVMQDHLDELENWAAVNHMKLNPEKCASMQVSFMKHSPVQQSPKIANVTLQTVEVAKILGVHIRSDLKWDNQIAEMLKKANGRLYLLKLLKRFKLPMDDLITIFSGFVRPLAEYAAPVWHPGLTAKESAALERVQRRACKIILGNQYTQYDEALELCKLSTLFDRREQLCLNFFKSLMKSERFHSWVPPKKSTIHNRDLRNSNKLSVPRCRTTRCQKNPHIYMANMWNNSSV; the protein is encoded by the coding sequence ATGGTGAATGATGCAGCCTCTGATACCTCCCTTACATCCCTGAAGTACGTTGATGATCTAACATTGATTGAGACAAGAGCGCATAAAGAACCATCTGTCATGCAAGATCATCTTGATGAACTTGAGAACTGGGCCGCAGTGAACCATATGAAACTTAATCCTGAGAAATGTGCTTCCATGCAAGTATCTTTCATGAAACACAGCCCCGTTCAACAATCTCCCAAAATTGCCAACGTTACTTTACAGACTGTGGAAGTTGCAAAAATTCTAGGTGTTCACATACGGTCTGATTTAAAATGGGATAATCAGATTGCAGAAATGCTTAAAAAGGCTAATGGCAGATTGTATCTACTGAAACTTCTTAAGCGCTTCAAATTGCCAATGGATGATCTTATCACTATCTTCTCTGGTTTCGTACGTCCCCTGGCAGAATATGCTGCCCCTGTGTGGCATCCTGGTCTTACTGCCAAGGAGAGCGCTGCACTGGAACGAGTTCAGAGAAGGGCTTGTAAGATCATCCTTGGCAATCAGTACACACAGTATGATGAGGCACTTGAACTCTGTAAGTTATCCACATTGTTTGATAGACGAGAACAGCTTTGCCTTAATTTCTTCAAATCACTAATGAAATCAGAGCGTTTCCATAGTTGGGTCCCTCCAAAGAAGAGTACCATCCACAATAGAGACCTAAGGAATTCAAACAAACTGTCCGTTCCTAGATGTAGAACAACTCGCTGTCAGAAAAACCCTCACATATATATGGCTAATATGTGGAACAACAGTTCTGTttga